From one Humulus lupulus chromosome 8, drHumLupu1.1, whole genome shotgun sequence genomic stretch:
- the LOC133795143 gene encoding probable 2-oxoglutarate-dependent dioxygenase AOP1: MTSEILNSSKSCLNRIQEQNMGSETEQNNMIPVIDFSEENLKPGSDSWASASKQVVYGLEEYGCVEIVYDKFPVQLHKSIFDAAKQVFNLPEEAKMQKVSDRPDPSSYIVLNPGDDAPLYENIAIDNPTTLQGAESFTNIMWPQGNQTFRESVMSFSKRLAEMYETVMRMVFEKYGVEELFESFGNSSFHLLRLIKYKARQMGDTDVGLRGHTDSTIITILHQNEVPGLQIQTKDGHWIAVKPSTSSFVVIAGDGLKAWSNDRVRGCEHRVMILENKERYSVALFTFIKGVIHVPEEFVDDEHPLRYEPFDHFAYNRYYLSREAQNSSVRRNIKSFCGI, encoded by the exons ATGACATCAGAGATTCTTAATTCTTCAAAGTCTTGTCTAAACAG aatacAAGAGCAAA atatgggtTCTGAAACAGAGCAAAATAATATGATTCCTGTTATAGATTTCAGTGAGGAAAACTTGAAACCTGGATCGGACTCATGGGCCTCGGCTTCCAAACAAGTTGTGTATGGATTGGAAGAGTATGGCTGTGTCGAAATTGTGTACGACAAATTTCCTGTTCAACTTCACAAATCTATATTTGATGCAGCCAAACAAGTATTTAATCTTCCCGAAGAAGCCAAAATGCAGAAAGTCAGCGATAGGCCTGACCCAAGTAGCTATATTGTATTAAATCCCGGTGACGACGCTCCACTCTACGAAAATATCGCAATAGATAATCCAACCACCTTACAGGGAGCTGAATCTTTTACTAACATTATGTGGCCTCAAGGAAATCAAACTTTCCG TGAAAGCGTGATGTCCTTCTCAAAACGGCTAGCAGAAATGTATGAAACAGTGATGAGAATGGTGTTTGAGAAGTATGGTGTGGAGGAGCTGTTTGAGTCCTTTGGAAATTCAAGTTTTCACTTGTTACGACTCATCAAATACAAAGCTCGGCAGATGGGTGACACTGACgttgggctgagaggtcatacaGACAGTACCATCATAACCATACTTCATCAAAATGAAGTCCCCGGTCTGCAAATCCAAACAAAAGATGGTCACTGGATTGCTGTAAAACCCTCGACTTCATCTTTTGTAGTCATTGCAGGCGACGGACTTAAG GCATGGAGCAATGACAGAGTGCGTGGATGTGAGCATCGCGTGATGATCTTGGAAAACAAGGAGAGATATTCGGTTGCACTATTTACATTTATAAAAGGAGTGATTCATGTTCCTGAAGAGTTTGTGGACGATGAACATCCATTACGATATGAACCGTTTGATCATTTCGCATACAATCGTTACTATCTTTCGCGAGAAGCCCAAAATAGTAGTGTTAGACGTAATATCAAGTCTTTTTGTGGTATTTGA
- the LOC133796323 gene encoding pleiotropic drug resistance protein 1-like, with protein MEISNDVNRASNSSRSGNSSLWRNNSNGVFERLPSSRREEDEEDLHWFALEKLPTYTRLKKGLLTTSRGEATEIDIHNLGLKERKILIERLVAIAEEGNEKFLHKLKNRIDRVGIELPSIEVRFEHLNVETEAYVGTRALPTFFNAYINVFEVTFPTLIIIIKHYNMNISTYLFDDENLTQCSKLFLQRLLTHLHILSSRKKHLTILDDVSGIIKPGRMTLLLGPPSSGKTTLLLALAGKLDQSLKFSGRVTYNGHDMDEFVPCRTAAYISQYDVHIGEMTVRETLAFSARCQGVGSRYDMLSELSRREQQANIKPDLDLDVYMKAAATEGQETNVVTDYILRILGLEVCADTMVGDEMLRGISGGQRKRVTTGEMLVGPANALFMDEISSGLDSSTTYQIVNSLKQCVRILNGTTVISLLQPPPETFELFDDVIILSDGQVVYQGPREQVLDFFEFMGFKCPERKGVADFLQEVTSKKDQEQYWVRDGGTYKFITAKEFADAYRSFQVGLKLEDELATPFDKRKNHKAALTTKKYGVKKIELLKACFSRELLLMRRNSFVYIFKLVQLATLALITTTVFLRTNMHHNSVEDGGVYMGALFFSVAATMFNGMSEISMTIAKLPVFYKQKNFLFFPSWAFALPTWILKIPISFIEAAVWVIITYYPIGFEPNLGRFFKQYLLIVTLTQMASGLCRLVAATTRDMITGGTVSSLVFLLLVGLSGFVLSRDDIKKWWMWGYWISPMMYGQNALAVNEFLGRSWRQVLPNSTEPLGIAVLKSRGFFLHEYWYWIGVGALIVFVLVFNILFALALTCLNAKGRPQAVKSEDGEVNDGSDSSSHITQKEKREDVRNRAAEQKKGMILPFEPHSISFDNITYSVDMPEEMKNHGVLDDKLVLLNGISGCFRPGVLTALMGVSGAGKTTLMDVLAGRKTGGYVEGDIRISGYPKNQETFTRVSGYCEQNDIHSPHVTVYESLLYSAWLRLPSNVDSQTRKLFIEEVMELVELSPLRQALVGLPGVNGLSTEQRKRLTIAVELVANPSIIFMDEPTSGLDARSAAIVMRAVRNTVDTGRTVVCTIHQPSIDIFEAFDELLLLKRGGEEIYVGPLGRHSCHLINYFEGINGVSNIKDGSNPATWMLEVTTSAQEMALGVDFADVYKNSELYRRNKEAIKGFSIPSPGSKELHFPSQYSQSFLTQCIACLWKQHKSHWRNPPYTAVRLLFSTIAALIFGTMFWDLGSKRKRQQSLMNAVGSMYAAVPFAGSQNASAVQPIVSIERTVFYRERAAGMYSPFPYTFAQVVIEIPYNLAQATVYSIIVYTMIGFELNLVKYLWNLFFTFFALSYYTYYGMMMVGATPNVHIASVVSSAFYGIWNLFSGFMIPKTRIPIWWIWYYWLSPVAWTLYGLVVSQYGDVKEELENGETVQEFVRRYFGYDPHFLPVVALVNVAFTVTFAFIFALSIRLFNFERR; from the exons ATGGAGATCAGTAATGATGTTAATCGAGCTAGTAACAGTTCTAGGAGTGGAAATTCCTCCTTGTGGAGGAACAATAGCAATGGAGTTTTTGAAAGGTTGCCTTCTtcaagaagagaagaagatgaagaagatcTTCATTGGTTTGCACTAGAAAAGCTTCCAACATATACTCGTTTGAAGAAAGGTTTACTAACAACATCTAGAGGAGAAGCCACTGAGATTGATATTCATAACCTTGGACTCAAAGAAAGGAAGATTTTGATTGAAAGGTTGGTTGCTATTGCTGAAGAGGGTAATGAAAAGTTTTTGCATAAACTCAAGAATCGGATTGATAG agtTGGAATAGAACTTCCTTCAATTGAAGTTCGATTTGAGCATCTTAATGTGGAGACAGAAGCTTATGTAGGAACGAGAGCTTTGCCAACCTTCTTTAACGCATACATTAATGTATTCGAGGTAACTTTTCCAACattaatcataatcataaaacaTTACAA TATGAATATTTCCACATATCTTTTCGATGATGAAAACTTGACACAATGTTCAAAATTATTCTTACAGCGTTTATTGACTCATCTGCATATTCTTTCAAGTAGAAAGAAACATTTGACTATCCTTGACGATGTTAGTGGAATCATAAAGCCGGGCAG AATGACATTGTTGTTAGGTcctccaagttctgggaaaaCCACTCTCTTATTGGCTTTGGCAGGGAAGCTTGACCAGAGTTTGAAG TTTTCGGGTAGGGTGACTTATAATGGACATGACATGGACGAGTTTGTACCCTGTAGAACGGCTGCCTACATCAGTCAATATGATGTGCACATTGGAGAAATGACTGTGAGAGAAACCTTGGCCTTCTCTGCAAGATGCCAAGGAGTTGGATCACGTTATG ACATGTTATCGGAGCTATCCAGAAGAGAGCAACAAGCTAATATCAAGCCTGATCTAGACCTTGATGTTTATATGAAG GCTGCAGCAACAGAAGGCCAAGAGACGAATGTGGTGACAGATTATATTTTAAGA ATTCTGGGGTTGGAAGTCTGTGCTGATACAATGGTAGGGGATGAAATGTTAAGGGGTATATCAGGAGGACAAAGGAAGCGTGTAACCACTG GTGAGATGCTTGTTGGACCGGCAAATGCTCTGTTCATGGACGAGATATCTTCTGGTTTGGATAGCTCAACCACATACCAAATAGTGAACTCTCTCAAGCAATGTGTTCGCATTTTGAATGGAACTACTGTCATCTCTCTACTCCAGCCTCCACCAGAGACATTCGAACTTTTTGATGATGTCATTATCTTATCTGATGGCCAAGTTGTGTATCAAGGTCCTCGTGAACAAGTACTTGATTTTTTTGAATTTATGGGGTTTAAGTGTCCTGAGAGGAAAGGTGTTGCTGACTTTCTCCAAGAG GTGACATCAAAGAAAGATCAAGAGCAGTATTGGGTACGAGATGGTGGGACTTACAAATTTATTACTGCCAAGGAATTTGCTGATGCATATCGATCATTCCAAGTGGGATTGAAACTTGAAGATGAGCTTGCAACTCCCTTTGACAAGAGAAAGAATCACAAAGCTGCTTTGACTACTAAAAAATACGGCGTGAAAAAGATAGAGCTACTGAAAGCTTGCTTCTCAAGAGAATTATTGCTTATGAGGAGAAACTCCTTTGTCTACATCTTCAAGCTCGTTCAG CTTGCGACATTGGCACTGATCACAACCACAGTCTTCCTTCGAACTAATATGCATCACAATTCAGTAGAAGATGGTGGAGTTTACATGGGTGCATTGTTCTTCTCTGTGGCTGCAACTATGTTCAATGGAATGTCAGAAATTTCTATGACTATAGCCAAGCTTCCAGTCTTTTATAAGCAAAAGAACTTTCTGTTTTTCCCATCATGGGCCTTTGCTCTTCCAACATGGATTCTCAAGATACCTATATCATTTATAGAAGCGGCGGTTTGGGTGATAATAACGTATTATCCCATTGGTTTTGAACCAAACCTAGGAAG GTTTTTTAAACAATATCTGTTGATAGTAACTTTAACCCAGATGGCCTCCGGCTTGTGCCGACTTGTAGCAGCTACGACTAGAGACATGATCACCGGTGGCACTGTCAGTTCACTCGTGTTCCTCCTGCTTGTTGGACTAAGTGGATTTGTGCTGTCTAGAG ATGATATTAAGAAATGGTGGATGTGGGGTTATTGGATTTCACCTATGATGTATGGTCAGAATGCACTAGCAGTTAACGAGTTTCTTGGGAGAAGTTGGAGACAG GTTTTACCAAATTCAACAGAACCACTAGGAATTGCAGTTCTGAAGTCCCGAGGTTTCTTTCTTCATGAATATTGGTATTGGATCGGTGTGGGAGCACTGATTGTTTTCGTCTTAGTTTTCAacattttgttcgctttagctctTACTTGCCTCAACG CAAAGGGAAGGCCGCAAGCTGTTAAGTCGGAAGATGGTGAGGTCAATGATGGAAGTGACTCATCAAGCCACATAACGCAGAAAG AGAAAAGAGAGGATGTTAGGAACAGAGCTGCTGAGCAGAAAAAGGGAATGATTCTTCCCTTTGAACCACATTCCATTTCCTTTGATAATATCACATACTCTGTCGACATGCCAGAG GAAATGAAAAATCACGGTGTTTTAGATGACAAGCTGGTTCTCCTGAATGGCATAAGTGGTTGTTTCAGGCCCGGTGTTTTGACAGCACTAATGGGAGTTAGTGGTGCTGGTAAAACCACATTGATGGATGTTTTGGCTGGTAGGAAAACTGGTGGATATGTAGAAGGGGACATCAGAATTTCTGGCTACCCTAAGAATCAGGAAACATTCACCCGAGTATCTGGATATTGTGAGCAAAATGACATTCACTCACCGCATGTTACTGTCTATGAATCCTTGCTCTACTCTGCATGGCTTCGTTTACCATCTAATGTTGATTCACAAACCAGAAAG TTGTTCATAGAGGAAGTGATGGAGCTTGTGGAACTCTCTCCACTAAGACAAGCACTAGTTGGATTGCCTGGAGTCAATGGTCTCTCAACTGAGCAGCGCAAAAGGTTGACCATTGCAGTTGAACTAGTCGCAAACCCCTCTATAATATTCATGGATGAGCCAACTTCAGGATTAGATGCCAGATCTGCTGCAATTGTCATGAGAGCAGTTAGGAACACAGTTGATACAGGCAGAACAGTTGTGTGCACAATTCATCAGCCAAGCATAGACATATTTGAAGCATTCGACGAG CTGCTACTTCTGAAGCGAGGAGGAGAAGAAATATATGTTGGGCCATTAGGTCGGCATTCTTGccatttaatcaattattttgag GGAATCAATGGTGTCAGCAACATAAAAGACGGCTCCAACCCAGCAACTTGGATGTTAGAAGTCACTACTTCAGCACAAGAAATGGCTTTGGGGGTTGATTTTGCTGATGTATACAAGAACTCAGAACTATACAG GAGAAACAAAGAAGCCATCAAAGGATTTAGCATACCTTCTCCTGGGTCAAAGGAACTCCATTTCCCTTCTCAATATTCGCAGTCATTTCTCACCCAATGCATAGCTTGTTTATGGAAACAGCACAAGTCTCACTGGCGAAACCCACCATACACCGCCGTTAGATTGCTCTTCAGCACTATCGCAGCCTTAATATTTGGGACAATGTTCTGGGATCTGGGATCAAAAAG GAAACGGCAACAAAGCCTAATGAACGCAGTTGGGTCCATGTACGCAGCCGTTCCCTTTGCTGGATCCCAAAATGCAAGCGCTGTACAACCAATTGTTTCTATAGAAAGAACAGTCTTTTACAGAGAAAGAGCTGCAGGAATGTATTCACCATTTCCATATACATTTGCCCAg GTGGTTATTGAAATCCCATACAATTTGGCCCAAGCAACAGTTTATAGCATCATAGTATATACAATGATTGGATTCGAACTGAATCTAGTTAAATATCTATGGAACCTGTTCTTCACATTCTTCGCGTTGTCGTACTACACCTACTACGGCATGATGATGGTGGGAGCGACTCCAAACGTCCACATCGCTTCAGTCGTTTCATCGGCGTTTTATGGAATCTGGAACTTGTTTTCAGGATTCATGATCCCCAAAACC AGGATTCCGATATGGTGGATATGGTACTACTGGTTGAGTCCAGTAGCGTGGACCTTGTACGGACTGGTGGTATCGCAGTATGGTGATGTGAAGGAAGAACTTGAAAATGGTGAGACTGTGCAGGAATTTGTGAGACGTTACTTTGGGTACGATCCACATTTTCTTCCTGTGGTTGCTTTGGTCAACGTTGCTTTTACTGTCACCTTCGCCTTCATTTTTGCCCTTTCCATTAGGCTATTTAATTTTGAGAGAAGATAA